From the genome of Vicia villosa cultivar HV-30 ecotype Madison, WI linkage group LG2, Vvil1.0, whole genome shotgun sequence, one region includes:
- the LOC131646716 gene encoding probable protein phosphatase 2C 47, protein MAPGNYCSSQLVAILKGGECSMEDQNDDTLGNLNQNIVGKPPRDHSVSMRHCTSSSWLADSESNINSVSIKPNTEDKSEFPLILRSGSCSEKGPKQYMEDEFVCVDILLEFKCVAQQLDLPSPSAFYGVFDGHGGIDAASFIKKNMFNFIIEDSQFQSSTKKAVKNAFVKADHAFRDASTLDSSSGTTALIALVLGRVVLIGNAGDSRAVLGKRGRAVELSKDHKPNCTSERLRIEKLGGVIYDGYLNGQLSVARALGDWHIKGSKGSKSPLSCEPELEEIVLTEEDEFLILGCDGLWDVMSSQCAVTMVRKELVQHNDPDICAKVLVTEALQRNSCDNLTVVVVCFSEDPPSKIEIPRSHRRRSISAEGLDLLKGVLNGR, encoded by the exons ATGGCACCAGGGAATTATTGCAGCTCTCAGTTAGTAGCTATATTAAAAGGTGGTGAGTGTTCCATGGAGGATCAAAATGATGATACTTTGGGGAATTTGAATCAGAATATTGTTGGCAAACCTCCAAGGGATCATTCTGTTAGTATGCGTCATTGCACCAGCTCTTCATGGTTGGCTGATTCG GAATCAAATATTAATAGTGTTAGCATTAAACCAAACACAGAAGATAAATCAGAGTTTCCTCTTATATTAAGATCTGGAAGTTGTTCTGAGAAAGGACCAAAGCAATACATGGAGGATGAATTTGTATGTGTTGATATTCTTCTTGAATTTAAATGTGTTGCTCAACAACTAGATCTTCCATCTCCATCAGCATTTTATGGG GTATTTGATGGACATGGTGGTATTGATGCAGCATCATTTATCAAAAAGAACATGTTTAACTTTATAATTGAAGATTCTCAATTCCAATCTAGCACTAAGAAAGCTGTTAAGAATGCATTTGTGAAAGCTGATCATGCATTTAGAGATGCCAGTACACTTGATAGTTCTTCAGGAACCACAGCTCTAATAGCTCTTGTCTTGGGAAG GGTCGTGCTGATTGGGAATGCAGGAGATTCACGCGCGGTGTTAGGGAAACGCGGCCGAGCGGTTGAACTTTCAAAAGACCATAAACCAAATTGCACATCTGAAAGATTAAGAATTGAAAAACTAGGTGGTGTTATCTATGATGGATACCTAAATGGACAACTATCAGTGGCACGTGCACTAGGAGATTGGCATATAAAAGGTTCAAAAGGTTCAAAAAGTCCATTAAGCTGTGAGCCAGAGTTAGAGGAAATAGTCCTAACAGAAGAAGATGAGTTTTTGATATTAGGGTGTGATGGATTATGGGATGTTATGAGTAGTCAATGTGCTGTTACAATGGTTAGGAAGGAACTTGTGCAACATAATGATCCTGACATATGTGCTAAGGTACTTGTTACTGAGGCACTTCAAAGAAATAGTTGTGATAATCTAACGGTTGTTGTGGTTTGTTTCTCAGAGGATCCACCTTCTAAAATTGAAATTCCTAGATCACATAGGAGAAGGAGTATTTCTGCTGAAGGTCTTGATCTTCTCAAAGGTGTTTTGAATGGTAGATGA